The DNA region CTCCATTGAAACCCCTCTGAGGTAACATGGAAAGGTTGGAAggacatgcatgtgtgcacagaaCCTGTGACTCTGAATCACATCCTGGACAGGATCCAAGCTTGCTGGTGAGTTCTCCTGTGGTTATGAGGATCATATATAATGGGTGATACTGATAATGTTCATTCACTGACCCTTTAGAGGTTATGGCAAAATTTTGAATAGTAGGAGATTCCTCAtttagagaaatggaagaaatcatATTTGTCCGTAGCACTGGAAAATTTTAACCAGAATCCAGAAAGTAATTTAATAGAACACCCAAACATGCCAAGTTTTTCATCTTAATGAATACACTTTACAAATGGACTTTGATATACCATAAGTCAACGAATACATGAAGCAcctgagaaagaaatattttacatagCAATAAATGTGTATGTTAATATTTGCCTTATTGTACTTAAAGCAAAGGTCGATTCTAAGGCCATATATTGTTActctattttattcatatttgtcTTTATCGGTAGATTGCACTTGGAGacatctattttattattattattatttatttatttatttatttatttatttattttttgcagtgACTATGGTAGGCATACTGGACACAAGCTGCATAACAGGGCAAGATCCTACATGTAGAAAATTCCCGATATTAGCTATAACCACAAGTACGCCAAAGTCTGCATTCccaggaagagcagggaaggTAGTGAGATACAAAGGAATGATGCTCACAAGAGTGAAGCACATGGTCTCAGATTGTTCTCTGTTATAAACTTACATAAACAGCTGTGGTGGCCAAGAGTAGATTTTCCATAGGTGTGTTATTTagtcacacaaaagaaaaaaaattgtccgtatgaaatattttctttgagaagAAATTATTGTTAATAGAGTCATATAATCCTTTGGATAAGCGAGACTGTCCAAATAGTTCACATCTGAGATTAGGAATGACACTGAGAGAGTAGgaaaatgacaaagggaaaatcTCTTGGATGTCAGAGTTATCACAAAGGTTCAAGTGAGTTATGTAAATTAtgctgagaggggaaaaaatagaaattcctggaaaaaaataaaagaggtatgTCCACTTCCACAATGATCAAAGCATCTCAAATTTTGGATCAGGCTTTGGGCCCAGGAATCGTGGGCACTTCTTCAGCTTTGGGGGATTGTCCCTTTTAGAGCTGCCATCCCAGAAAATCTCATCAGAGCCTCCTTTATTTCTCTGTTCCttaggctgtagatgaaggggttcagcatgggcgtgaccaccgtgtacaacactgaggccactgcacttgcgtgggagctctgggtagcagcagagctaAAATAAACTCCTAGGctcgtacaataaaataaggagacaaccgAGAgatgagatgcacaggtggaaaatgctttatacttgccctgagctgatgagatcccaaggatggaggaaactatcttagagtaagagtaaaggatcccaATGAAGGGACCAACAGCCAGCAACATACCTGCAAAATACATCACCATATTATTGagaaaggtgtcagaacaggAAAGTTTTATCACCTGaatgagttcacagaaaaagtggggaaTTTCCACCTCTGTGCAGAAGGACAGCCGCAATGCCATGGAAGTGTGTAACAAGGAATCCAAGACACTCAGGACCCAGCATACCAGAACCATCAGTCCACAAAGCCAGGGGTTCATGATGACCATGTAATGCAGGGGCTGACAGATGGCTACAAAGCG from Ursus arctos isolate Adak ecotype North America unplaced genomic scaffold, UrsArc2.0 scaffold_14, whole genome shotgun sequence includes:
- the LOC113249347 gene encoding olfactory receptor-like protein OLF4 yields the protein MESGNYTGISEFQLLGFSEKPELQPLLFGLFLSMYLITVFGNLLIILAISSDSHLQTPMYFFLANLSFADICFTSTTIPKMLLNIQTHSKAITFAGCITQMYFFILFTGLDMFLLTVMAYDRFVAICQPLHYMVIMNPWLCGLMVLVCWVLSVLDSLLHTSMALRLSFCTEVEIPHFFCELIQVIKLSCSDTFLNNMVMYFAGMLLAVGPFIGILYSYSKIVSSILGISSAQGKYKAFSTCASHLSVVSLFYCTSLGVYFSSAATQSSHASAVASVLYTVVTPMLNPFIYSLRNREIKEALMRFSGMAALKGTIPQS